One genomic segment of Ignavibacteriota bacterium includes these proteins:
- the rnhC gene encoding ribonuclease HIII — translation MNENQIQTSALKKITELSDIVQNENYQTSKIELKQYNYEVEVLKNKQKIKILVYFGKKGLKTILQGNNSSKEFDELNGIINGNYILDFRNDLAANYDEYIGTDETGKGDFFGPLIIAGFFANEEIQKFLLNLGVKDSKELYDSKIDELAKIIKTKFPKNYSIVIINPEKYNQLYNEFKNLNKLLNWGHSKVIENLYPIFKPQTIIVDQFSKTPLNISLKNNFANVNFIQIPKAEKYVGVAAASILARNELNKWFNKKNYDGYNVLKGASKEVEISAKNIFIKYGKETLEKLVKMHFKTAQKIFEN, via the coding sequence ATGAATGAAAATCAAATTCAAACTTCGGCATTAAAAAAAATTACTGAACTTTCTGATATTGTTCAGAATGAAAATTACCAAACAAGTAAAATTGAGCTTAAACAATACAATTATGAAGTTGAAGTTTTAAAGAATAAACAAAAAATAAAAATTCTAGTTTATTTTGGAAAGAAAGGATTAAAAACTATTCTTCAAGGAAATAATTCTTCTAAAGAGTTTGATGAATTAAATGGTATAATAAATGGCAATTACATTTTAGATTTTAGAAATGATTTGGCTGCTAATTATGATGAATACATTGGAACAGATGAAACCGGGAAAGGAGATTTTTTTGGTCCGTTAATTATTGCCGGATTTTTTGCAAATGAAGAAATTCAAAAATTTCTTTTAAATTTAGGAGTTAAAGACAGCAAGGAATTATATGATTCAAAAATTGATGAACTTGCAAAAATTATAAAAACTAAATTCCCTAAAAATTATTCAATTGTAATTATTAACCCGGAAAAATATAATCAGCTTTATAACGAATTTAAAAATTTAAATAAATTATTAAATTGGGGACACTCAAAAGTTATAGAAAATCTTTATCCAATTTTTAAACCGCAAACAATTATTGTTGATCAGTTTAGTAAAACACCTCTAAATATTTCTTTGAAAAATAATTTTGCAAATGTAAATTTTATACAAATTCCAAAAGCTGAGAAATATGTGGGAGTTGCTGCTGCTTCAATTTTGGCAAGAAATGAATTAAATAAGTGGTTTAATAAAAAAAATTATGATGGGTATAATGTATTAAAAGGCGCCTCAAAAGAAGTGGAAATTTCAGCAAAAAATATTTTTATTAAGTATGGTAAAGAAACTTTAGAAAAATTAGTTAAGATGCATTTTAAAACTGCACAAAAAATTTTCGAGAATTAG